In a genomic window of Branchiostoma lanceolatum isolate klBraLanc5 chromosome 12, klBraLanc5.hap2, whole genome shotgun sequence:
- the LOC136446238 gene encoding ZP domain-containing protein-like isoform X2: protein MSEFLPIPGGLEFVDEGFGQLSIRLDLFPTQSYLAPYTTPDYPVHKHLRDRMYLQLQVQGHARQLSVIALHCEATSGHNTSLQYPLIQDGCASDDTLRFYGGPDPGTQRFGLEAFRFVQEVTTVHIRCEVEVCDGAEAGSRCAQGCRTSRHRKRALEDKKDMKSRFVISRGPIIFSTADSVDNIALVFGGSAAVVIFAAVLLALKVWRPKPVHPGYQLLVDAE from the exons ATGTCCGAGTTCCTCCCCATCCCGGGTGGACTGGAGTTTGTTGATGAGGGGTTCGGTCAGCTGTCCATCCGGCTGGACCTGTTCCCCACACAGAGCTACCTGGCTCCGTACACCACACCTGACTACCCGGTACACAAACACCTGCGGGACAGGATGTACCTGCAGCTGCAGGTGCAGGGCCACGCCCGACAGCTGTCCGTGATCGCGCTGCACTGCGAGGCTACATCCGGGCACAACACCTCCCTGCAGTACCCACTGATACAGGACGG TTGTGCCTCCGACGACACCCTACGGTTCTACGGGGGACCTGACCCGGGTACACAGCGGTTCGGTCTGGAGGCGTTCCGCTTCGTACAGGAAGTGACGACAGTGCACATCCGGTGTGAAGTGGAAGTGTGCGATGGAGCAGAAGCTGGGTCCCGCTGTGCGCAG GGTTGCAGAACCAGTCGTCATCGCAAGAGGGCGCTCGAGGATAAGAAAGACATGAAGAGCCGCTTTGTGATCTCCCGCGGGCCCATCATCTTCAGTACAG CTGATAGTGTGGACAACATCGCCCTGGTTTTTGGAGGATCTGCTGCGGTCGTCATTTTCGCTGCAGTTCTGCTGGCTCTCAAAGTGTGGCGCCCAAAGCCGGTGCATCCAGGATACCAGCTACTCGTTGACGCCGAGTGA
- the LOC136446418 gene encoding betaine--homocysteine S-methyltransferase 1-like, producing MFCLLLFVIKCKELNRQACAIAEEVVGESDVLICGALSPTPSYTEGKGKEAVQREFSKQVEVFVEHDVDFLLAEFIGYIEEAEWAIELLKSTGKPVACTLRTGPVGDNSGVPAGECAVRMAKAGADVIGVNCKFDPTTCLKTVRMMREALDREGLSPFLMVQPVGFHCPEVEMQHEGYGMLPENPFALEPRQLTRFDVHKFARAAYELGVRYIGGCCGFEPHHIRAIAEELSAERGGRLGEGSKKHVPWGGALTSSVLGTNRAKASREHWEGMQPASGRPGHPNLQPKLMD from the exons ATGTTTTGTTTACTACTATTTGTCATCAAGTGCAAGGAGCTGAATCGCCAGGCCTGTGCCATTGCGGAGGAGGTGGTTGGGGAGTCGGACGTGCTCATTTGCGGCGCGCTGTCCCCCACCCCGTCCTACACAGAGGGCAAAGGGAAGGAGGCCGTACAGCGAGAGTTCAGCAAACAGGTGGAGGTGTTCGTGGAGCACGATGTAGACTTCCTATTGGCCGAG TTTATAGGATACATAGAAGAAGCAGAGTGGGCTATTGAGCTTCTGAAGTCCACTGGGAAGCCGGTAGCGTGCACGCTGCGTACCGGGCCTGTCGGGGACAACAGCGGCGTGCCAGCCGGAGAATGTGCCGTCAGGATGGCTAAGGCCG GAGCTGACGTGATAGGCGTGAACTGTAAGTTCGACCCGACTACGTGCCTGAAGACCGTACGGATGATGAGGGAGGCCCTGGACAGGGAGGGGCTGTCCCCGTTCCTGATGGTCCAGCCGGTCGGGTTCCACTGCCCGGAGGTGGAGATGCAGCACGAGGGGTACGGCATGCTGCCGGAGAATCCGTTCG CCCTGGAACCCCGCCAGCTGACCAGGTTTGACGTCCACAAGTTCGCGCGTGCCGCCTATGAGCTGGGAGTGAGGTACATCGGCGGCTGCTGCGGGTTCGAACCGCACCACATCCGGGCTATAGCTGAAGAG CTGAGTGCGGAACGCGGCGGAAGGTTGGGGGAAGGCAGCAAGAAGCACGTGCCCTGGGGAGGAGCACTGACGAGCAGTGTCCTGGGAACGAACAGGGCCAA ggCCAGTCGGGAACACTGGGAGGGAATGCAGCCTGCGTCAGGTCGCCCTGGACACCCCAACCTGCAGCCCAAACTTATGGACTAG
- the LOC136446191 gene encoding betaine--homocysteine S-methyltransferase 1-like encodes MVKKGLLERLAEGPVVGDGSYVFTLEKRGYVMAGQWTPEVVIEHPEAVKQLHREFLRAGADILQAYTFFASDDKLNLPGHAAGKITTCKELNERAIDIVREVAGDADVLISGGVTMTPSYKQGKGKEAVQAEYRKHVEVFMEKDVDFLLAEFINHVEEAEWAIEALKTTGKPVVCTLCIGPTGDMVDVPAGECAVRMARAGADVIGLNCQFDPNTGLKTMKLMKEALDKEGLSPFLMMQPLGYFCPEVENEHPGYAMLPECPFALEPRLLTRFDANRYARAAYELGVRYIGGCCGFEPHHIRAISEELSPERGGKLGEASSKHIPWGEALKTSTFLQNRMKANPEHWKSVKPGSGRPDHPALQPKLMGQ; translated from the exons ATGGTGAAAAAGGGCCTGCTTGAGCGTCTGGCGGAGGGTCCGGTTGTCGGGGACGGCAGTTATGTGTTTACCTTGGAGAAGCGTGGTTACGTCATGGCCGGGCAGTGGACCCCAGAGGTCGTCATCGAGCATCCAGAGGCGG TGAAACAGCTACACAGGGAGTTccttcgcgcaggcgcagacaTCCTTCAGGCCTACACGTTCTTTGCGTCAGACGACAAGTTGAACCTACCTGGTCACGCCGCCGGAAAGATCACCacg TGTAAAGAACTGAATGAGCGCGCCATTGATATCGTGAGGGAGGTGGCCGGTGACGCGGACGTGCTGATCTCAGGAGGGGTGACCATGACTCCGTCCTACAAGCAGGGGAAAGGGAAGGAAGCGGTGCAGGCCGAGTACCGCAAACACGTGGAGGTCTTCATGGAGAAAGATGTGGACTTTCTGTTAGCTGAG TTCATCAACCATGTTGAGGAGGCTGAGTGGGCCATTGAAGCGCTGAAGACCACGGGAAAGCCGGTGGTCTGTACCCTGTGCATAGGACCCACCGGAGACATGGTGGACGTGCCGGCAGGAGAGTGCGCCGTCAGAATGGCCAGAGCTG GCGCAGACGTGATCGGTTTGAACTGCCAGTTCGACCCCAACACGGGTCTGAAGACCATGAAGCTTATGAAGGAGGCGCTGGATAAGGAGGGCCTGTCTCCCTTCCTCATGATGCAGCCGCTAGGGTACTTCTGTCCCGAGGTGGAGAACGAACATCCCGGCTACGCCATGCTGCCAGAGTGTCCATTCG CGCTGGAGCCCCGCCTGCTGACCCGGTTTGACGCCAACCGTTACGCGCGCGCCGCCTATGAGCTGGGCGTGAGGTACATCGGCGGCTGCTGCGGGTTCGAACCGCACCACATCCGGGCTATTTCCGAAGAG TTGTCTCCTGAGCGCGGCGGGAAGCTGGGGGAGGCCAGTTCCAAACACATCCCGTGGGGAGAAGCGCTGAAGACAAGCACGTTCCTGCAGAACAGGATGAA GGCCAACCCGGAGCACTGGAAATCGGTAAAGCCGGGATCTGGGCGTCCGGATCATCCTGCACTCCAGCCCAAACTCATGGGCCAGTAA
- the LOC136446419 gene encoding betaine--homocysteine S-methyltransferase 1-like encodes MVKKGLLERLREGPVVGDGSYVFTLEKRTYVKAGPWTPEVVVEHPDAVKQLHKEYIRAGADVVQAFTFYSTDDKLNLPGHEAGGTITVISD; translated from the exons ATGGTAAAGAAGGGATTATTAGAACGTCTGCGAGAGGGTCCAGTGGTCGGTGACGGCAGCTATGTCTTCACCCTAGAGAAACGCACATACGTGAAGGCTGGACCGTGGACCCCTGAAGTTGTGGTGGAACATCCCGACGCAG TCAAGCAGCTGCACAAGGAGTAtattcgcgcaggcgcagacgtGGTGCAGGCGTTTACATTCTACTCCACGGACGACAAGCTGAACTTACCTGGACACGAGGCTGGCGGGACCATCACGGTAATCAGCGACTAG
- the LOC136446238 gene encoding ZP domain-containing protein-like isoform X1, with product MSEFLPIPGGLEFVDEGFGQLSIRLDLFPTQSYLAPYTTPDYPVHKHLRDRMYLQLQVQGHARQLSVIALHCEATSGHNTSLQYPLIQDGCASDDTLRFYGGPDPGTQRFGLEAFRFVQEVTTVHIRCEVEVCDGAEAGSRCAQGCRTSRHRKRALEDKKDMKSRFVISRGPIIFSTGDYRADSVDNIALVFGGSAAVVIFAAVLLALKVWRPKPVHPGYQLLVDAE from the exons ATGTCCGAGTTCCTCCCCATCCCGGGTGGACTGGAGTTTGTTGATGAGGGGTTCGGTCAGCTGTCCATCCGGCTGGACCTGTTCCCCACACAGAGCTACCTGGCTCCGTACACCACACCTGACTACCCGGTACACAAACACCTGCGGGACAGGATGTACCTGCAGCTGCAGGTGCAGGGCCACGCCCGACAGCTGTCCGTGATCGCGCTGCACTGCGAGGCTACATCCGGGCACAACACCTCCCTGCAGTACCCACTGATACAGGACGG TTGTGCCTCCGACGACACCCTACGGTTCTACGGGGGACCTGACCCGGGTACACAGCGGTTCGGTCTGGAGGCGTTCCGCTTCGTACAGGAAGTGACGACAGTGCACATCCGGTGTGAAGTGGAAGTGTGCGATGGAGCAGAAGCTGGGTCCCGCTGTGCGCAG GGTTGCAGAACCAGTCGTCATCGCAAGAGGGCGCTCGAGGATAAGAAAGACATGAAGAGCCGCTTTGTGATCTCCCGCGGGCCCATCATCTTCAGTACAGGTGACTATCGCG CTGATAGTGTGGACAACATCGCCCTGGTTTTTGGAGGATCTGCTGCGGTCGTCATTTTCGCTGCAGTTCTGCTGGCTCTCAAAGTGTGGCGCCCAAAGCCGGTGCATCCAGGATACCAGCTACTCGTTGACGCCGAGTGA